The Tistrella mobilis genome window below encodes:
- the greA gene encoding transcription elongation factor GreA has translation MEKVPMTLEGFDRLTAELKHLKTVARPEVINAIAEARAHGDLSENAEYHAARERQSFIEGRIAELEDKLSRSEVIDPTKLSGDRVKFGATVTVVDEETEEETSYKIVGVDEADLKIGRISVTSPMARALINKAVGETVEVATPKGRRSYEIMAVSFS, from the coding sequence ATGGAAAAAGTTCCCATGACGTTGGAAGGCTTCGACCGACTGACCGCCGAACTCAAGCATCTGAAGACGGTGGCCCGTCCCGAGGTGATCAACGCGATCGCCGAAGCCCGGGCGCATGGCGATCTGTCGGAGAACGCCGAGTACCACGCGGCGCGCGAACGCCAGAGCTTCATTGAGGGCCGCATCGCCGAGCTGGAGGACAAGCTGTCCCGCTCGGAGGTGATCGACCCCACCAAGCTGTCGGGCGATCGGGTCAAGTTCGGCGCGACGGTCACCGTCGTCGACGAAGAGACCGAGGAAGAGACCAGCTACAAGATCGTCGGCGTCGACGAGGCCGACCTGAAGATCGGCCGCATCTCGGTGACGTCGCCGATGGCGCGCGCGCTGATCAACAAGGCGGTGGGCGAGACCGTCGAGGTCGCGACCCCCAAGGGCCGCCGCTCCTACGAAATCATGGCGGTGAGCTTCAGCTGA
- the carB gene encoding carbamoyl-phosphate synthase large subunit, translated as MPKRTDIKSILVIGAGPIVIGQACEFDYSGTQACKALREEGYRIILVNSNPATIMTDPGLADATYVEPITPELVAKVIEAERPDALLPTMGGQTALNTALALSRDGTLKKFGVELIGANEAAIEKAEDRQLFREAMDRIGLSSPRSRVVRDMESAREAMEFVGLPTIIRPSYTLGGTGGGIAYNRQEFEEIVASGLDASPVNEVLVEESVLGWKEYEMEVVRDRADNCIIVCSIENIDPMGVHTGDSITVAPALTLTDKEYQIMRDASLAVLREIGVDTGGSNVQFAIDPETGRMVVIEMNPRVSRSSALASKATGFPIAKVAAKLAVGYTLDEVQNDITGVTPASFEPTIDYVVTKIPRFAFEKFPGTARTLSTSMKAVGEVMAMGRCFEESLQKALRSMETGLTGLDEVEVAGGPGTSEVDALRSALAMPTPDRLLVIAQALRAGLTPEEIHEASDYDPWFIERLAGLVATEKQVIEDGLPADAAGWRRLKSLGFSDARLAKLAGLDEEIVRARRWKAGVHPVFKRVDTCAAEFEARTPYMYSTYELPGFDGIVECEAQPSDRTKIIVLGGGPNRIGQGIEFDYCCVHAAYALSEAGYETIMVNCNPETVSTDYDTSDRLYFEPLTVEDVLELVRVETSRGTLKGVIVQYGGQTPLKLAEPLEKAQVPILGTSPDAIDLAEDRRRFQKLLNDLALKQPANDTCHSEEEALAIAQRIGFPLVARPSYVLGGRAMEIVHDLGGLSSYMRRAVREFGNKPVLLDRFLTDAIEVDVDALCDGETVVVAGIMEHIEEAGVHSGDSACTLPPYSLDDAIIAEIRRQTEALALKLGVVGLMNVQFAVKDREIYILEVNPRASRTVPFVAKAVGRPIAKIAARIMAGEKLSAFDLAERKVDHIAVKEAVFPFARFPGVDILLGPEMKSTGEVMGLDTDFGRSFAKAQLAAGVRLPTSGRVFVSVRDDDKEAMVEIARGLKAQGFEIVATRGTARVLTDAGIQVELVKKAHEGRPNIIDQIKDRRIDMVFNTTAGSQAISDSYSLRRETLMNKVPYFTTVAGCRATVQAIAAIRAGTLEVRSLQSYSA; from the coding sequence ATGCCTAAGCGTACCGATATCAAGTCGATCCTGGTGATCGGCGCAGGCCCCATCGTCATCGGTCAGGCCTGCGAATTCGACTATTCGGGCACCCAGGCCTGCAAGGCGCTGCGCGAAGAAGGCTACCGGATCATCCTGGTCAACTCCAACCCGGCCACGATCATGACCGATCCGGGCCTGGCGGATGCGACCTATGTCGAGCCGATCACGCCCGAACTGGTCGCCAAGGTGATCGAGGCGGAGCGCCCCGACGCCCTGCTGCCGACCATGGGCGGCCAGACCGCACTCAACACCGCCCTCGCCCTGTCGCGCGACGGCACGCTGAAGAAGTTCGGCGTCGAGCTGATCGGCGCCAACGAGGCGGCGATCGAAAAGGCCGAAGACCGGCAGCTGTTCCGCGAGGCGATGGACCGCATCGGTCTGTCCAGCCCGCGCAGCCGCGTGGTCCGCGACATGGAATCCGCCCGCGAGGCGATGGAGTTCGTCGGCCTGCCGACGATCATCCGCCCCTCCTATACCCTGGGCGGCACCGGCGGCGGCATCGCCTATAACCGGCAGGAATTCGAAGAGATCGTGGCCAGCGGCCTCGACGCCTCGCCGGTGAACGAGGTGCTGGTCGAGGAATCGGTGCTCGGCTGGAAGGAATACGAGATGGAGGTGGTCCGCGACCGCGCGGACAACTGCATCATCGTCTGCTCGATCGAGAACATCGATCCGATGGGCGTGCACACCGGCGACAGCATCACCGTCGCCCCGGCACTCACGCTCACCGACAAGGAATACCAGATCATGCGTGACGCCTCGCTCGCGGTTCTCCGCGAGATCGGCGTCGACACCGGCGGGTCGAACGTGCAGTTCGCGATCGACCCCGAGACCGGCCGCATGGTCGTGATCGAGATGAACCCGCGCGTGTCGCGCTCGTCCGCGCTCGCCTCGAAGGCGACCGGCTTCCCGATCGCCAAGGTCGCGGCCAAGCTCGCCGTCGGCTACACGCTCGACGAGGTGCAGAACGACATCACCGGCGTCACGCCGGCCTCGTTCGAGCCGACCATCGACTATGTCGTGACCAAGATCCCGCGCTTCGCCTTCGAGAAGTTCCCGGGCACCGCGCGCACGCTGTCCACCTCGATGAAGGCGGTGGGCGAGGTCATGGCCATGGGGCGCTGCTTCGAGGAATCGCTGCAGAAGGCCCTGCGCTCGATGGAAACCGGCCTGACCGGTCTGGACGAGGTCGAGGTTGCAGGCGGCCCCGGCACCAGCGAAGTCGATGCGCTGCGCTCCGCCCTGGCGATGCCGACCCCGGACCGGCTGCTGGTGATCGCCCAGGCGCTGCGCGCCGGCCTGACGCCGGAAGAAATCCACGAGGCCTCGGATTATGATCCCTGGTTCATCGAGCGTCTGGCCGGGCTGGTCGCCACCGAGAAGCAGGTGATCGAGGACGGGCTGCCGGCAGATGCCGCCGGCTGGCGCCGGCTGAAGTCTCTGGGCTTCTCGGATGCGCGGCTGGCGAAGCTCGCCGGCCTCGACGAAGAGATCGTCCGCGCCCGGCGCTGGAAGGCCGGCGTGCACCCGGTGTTCAAGCGGGTCGACACCTGCGCGGCCGAATTCGAGGCGCGCACCCCCTACATGTACTCGACCTACGAGCTGCCCGGCTTCGACGGCATCGTCGAATGCGAGGCGCAGCCCTCGGATCGCACCAAGATCATCGTGCTCGGCGGTGGCCCGAACCGGATCGGCCAGGGCATCGAGTTCGACTATTGCTGCGTCCACGCAGCCTATGCCCTCTCGGAGGCGGGCTACGAGACCATCATGGTCAACTGCAACCCCGAGACGGTCTCCACCGACTACGACACCTCGGACCGGCTCTATTTCGAGCCGCTGACGGTCGAGGACGTGCTGGAGCTGGTGCGGGTGGAAACCTCGCGCGGCACGCTCAAGGGCGTGATCGTGCAGTATGGCGGCCAGACCCCGCTGAAGCTGGCAGAGCCGCTGGAAAAGGCCCAGGTGCCGATCCTCGGCACCTCGCCGGATGCGATCGACCTGGCCGAGGACCGGCGCCGCTTCCAGAAGCTGCTGAACGATCTGGCGCTGAAGCAGCCGGCCAACGACACCTGCCACAGCGAGGAAGAGGCACTGGCCATCGCCCAGCGCATCGGCTTCCCGCTGGTTGCGCGTCCGTCCTATGTGCTGGGCGGTCGGGCGATGGAAATCGTCCATGATCTGGGTGGCCTGTCCTCGTATATGCGCCGGGCGGTGCGCGAATTCGGCAACAAGCCGGTGCTGCTCGACCGCTTCCTGACCGATGCGATCGAGGTCGACGTCGACGCGCTCTGCGACGGCGAGACCGTGGTGGTCGCGGGCATCATGGAGCATATCGAAGAGGCCGGCGTCCATTCGGGCGACAGCGCCTGCACGCTGCCGCCCTACTCGCTGGACGACGCGATCATCGCCGAGATCCGCCGCCAGACCGAGGCGCTGGCGCTGAAGCTCGGCGTGGTCGGGCTCATGAACGTGCAGTTCGCGGTCAAGGACCGGGAGATCTACATCCTGGAGGTCAACCCGCGCGCCAGCCGCACCGTGCCCTTCGTCGCCAAGGCCGTCGGCCGGCCGATCGCCAAGATCGCTGCCCGGATCATGGCGGGCGAGAAGCTGAGTGCCTTCGATCTGGCCGAACGCAAGGTCGACCATATCGCGGTCAAGGAAGCGGTCTTCCCCTTCGCCCGCTTCCCCGGCGTCGACATCCTGCTCGGCCCCGAGATGAAGTCGACCGGCGAGGTCATGGGCCTCGACACCGATTTCGGCCGCAGTTTCGCCAAGGCGCAGCTGGCGGCGGGCGTGCGCCTGCCGACCTCGGGCCGGGTCTTCGTGTCGGTGCGCGACGACGACAAAGAGGCGATGGTCGAGATCGCCCGCGGCCTGAAGGCCCAGGGCTTCGAGATCGTCGCCACCCGCGGCACTGCCAGGGTGCTGACCGATGCGGGCATCCAGGTCGAACTGGTCAAGAAGGCCCATGAGGGCCGGCCGAACATCATCGACCAGATCAAGGACCGCCGGATCGACATGGTGTTCAACACCACCGCCGGGTCGCAGGCGATTTCGGACAGCTATTCGCTGCGCCGCGAAACCCTGATGAACAAGGTGCCCTATTTCACCACCGTCGCCGGCTGCCGGGCGACCGTTCAGGCGATCGCGGCCATCCGGGCCGGCACGCTTGAAGTCCGGTCCCTGCAATCCTATTCTGCCTGA
- a CDS encoding AbrB family transcriptional regulator: MQTLPPWLRWLLLPIVSVPLTAGLIWIQLPAALLLGPMVSGILLALGGVGLKMPRITFLMAQSVLGCMIAGSVRPEILVTVAADWPIFLGIVLSTILLSGALGWVIARNHILPGTTGVWGTSAGAASAMVVMAEAFGADARLVAFMQYTRVLFVAFAAALLAHFLLAGEAGAAIPIVWFPTIDPLAFAETLALAAAGVAAGRLIPVPAAGLLLPMIGGAVLSATGLMTIQLPQWLLAASYAVLAWSVGLGFTRVVLMHALKALPTILVSIAVLIGFCAGLAWVLTRLTGIDLLSAYLATSPGGLDTVAIIAASSRGVDIGFVMALQTMRFFLVVLLGPPLARFVARQVRE, encoded by the coding sequence TTGCAGACCCTCCCCCCCTGGTTGCGCTGGCTGCTGCTGCCGATCGTGTCCGTGCCGCTGACGGCGGGGCTGATCTGGATCCAGCTGCCGGCGGCGTTGCTGCTGGGGCCGATGGTCTCGGGGATTCTGCTGGCGCTCGGCGGCGTCGGGCTCAAGATGCCGCGGATCACCTTCCTGATGGCTCAGTCGGTGCTGGGGTGCATGATCGCAGGCTCGGTACGGCCCGAGATCCTGGTGACGGTGGCTGCAGACTGGCCGATCTTCCTCGGTATCGTGCTGTCCACCATCCTGCTCAGCGGTGCGCTCGGCTGGGTGATTGCCCGCAATCACATCCTGCCCGGCACCACCGGTGTCTGGGGGACATCGGCCGGTGCCGCCTCTGCGATGGTGGTGATGGCGGAAGCCTTCGGGGCCGATGCCCGGCTCGTTGCCTTCATGCAGTATACCCGCGTGCTGTTCGTGGCTTTCGCCGCCGCCCTGCTCGCGCATTTCCTGCTGGCGGGGGAGGCGGGGGCCGCCATCCCGATCGTCTGGTTCCCCACGATCGATCCGCTTGCCTTTGCCGAGACCCTGGCCCTCGCCGCAGCCGGTGTGGCGGCCGGCCGGCTGATCCCGGTGCCCGCGGCGGGGCTGCTGCTGCCGATGATCGGGGGGGCCGTGCTCAGCGCCACCGGCCTCATGACCATCCAGCTGCCGCAATGGCTGCTGGCGGCCAGCTATGCCGTCCTCGCCTGGAGCGTGGGGCTCGGCTTCACCCGGGTGGTGCTGATGCATGCGCTGAAGGCGCTGCCCACCATCCTGGTTTCGATCGCGGTGCTGATCGGCTTCTGCGCCGGCCTCGCCTGGGTGCTGACCCGGCTGACCGGCATCGACCTTCTGTCGGCCTATCTGGCGACCAGCCCCGGCGGGCTCGACACGGTCGCAATCATCGCCGCCTCCAGCCGCGGCGTGGATATCGGCTTCGTCATGGCCCTGCAGACCATGCGCTTCTTCCTGGTCGTCCTGCTCGGCCCCCCGCTCGCCCGCTTCGTGGCGCGGCAGGTGCGGGAGTGA
- a CDS encoding Lrp/AsnC family transcriptional regulator → MARVKLDTIDRKILADLQSDGRITNVELARRAGISAPPCLRRVRALEEAGFVRGYRAELDPEHLGFSVTVFARVGLESQADLDLKKFEALVQSWPEVRECYMLAGETDFLLKIVAKDWDAYQRFLTTRLTAAPPVRHVRTSLTIRTSKYEPGVPIELLEAEEPSGDDD, encoded by the coding sequence ATGGCGCGGGTAAAACTCGATACCATCGACCGGAAGATCCTTGCCGATCTCCAGTCCGACGGTCGCATCACCAATGTGGAACTCGCCCGCCGGGCGGGCATCTCGGCACCGCCCTGCCTGCGGCGCGTCCGGGCCCTCGAAGAGGCGGGCTTCGTGCGCGGGTATCGCGCGGAGCTGGATCCTGAACATCTCGGCTTCTCGGTCACCGTCTTCGCCCGGGTCGGGCTGGAGAGCCAGGCCGATCTCGACCTCAAGAAGTTCGAGGCGCTGGTCCAGAGCTGGCCCGAGGTCCGCGAGTGCTACATGCTGGCGGGCGAGACCGATTTTCTGCTGAAGATCGTGGCCAAGGACTGGGACGCCTATCAGCGCTTCCTGACCACCCGGCTGACCGCAGCGCCGCCGGTGCGCCATGTCCGCACCTCGCTCACCATCCGGACCTCGAAATACGAGCCGGGGGTGCCGATCGAGCTGCTGGAAGCCGAAGAGCCTTCCGGCGACGACGACTGA